From a region of the Zonotrichia albicollis isolate bZonAlb1 chromosome 5, bZonAlb1.hap1, whole genome shotgun sequence genome:
- the SPP1 gene encoding osteopontin: MKVVLCLCLISITAAWPVIQSKQHAISSSSKEKYDSRGHHLHKYHNDYVNSQSQESQQHPQSDLASSQQTLYSSEESVDVPEQLPFPDVSSKSHEDVDDDDDDDDNDSNDTDESEEVVTIFPTDIPVTEPFPTFPFTRGDNAGRGDSVAYRMRAKAALLKSIKLRKATKKLIYDATEEDESDMDAESQHSVSREDPASRRSLRKHASSVVWSDRSHGRDSSEQDSHPHDRSLENDSRPKSDSHEAEGDSSKSGMRGDSLSSVESRESHLSVESRERRDSHSSVESRERGDSHPSVESRESHPSVESRERRDSHSSVESRERGNRVLAELSDHISIQKLESAEDSQDRHSIESNEVTL, translated from the exons ATGAAGGTAGTTCTGTGTTTATGCCTTATCAGCATCACAGCTGCATGGCCA GTGATTCAATCCAAGCAGCATGCCATTTCTtccagctccaaagaaaaatat gACTCCAGGGGCCATCACTTGCATAAGTATCACAATGACTATGTGAATTCTCAGTCTCAGGAGAGtcagcagcacccacagagtGACCTGGCATCATCTCAGCAG ACCCTTTACTCTTCAGAAGAAAGTGTGGATGTCCCAGAACAACTG CCCTTTCCTGATGTGTCAAGCAAGAGCCATGAAGacgtggatgatgatgatgatgacgatgacaATGATTCCAATGACACAGATGAATCTGAAGAGGTTGTCACGATTTTTCCCACGGACATTCCAGTAACTGAACCATTCCCCACTTTCCCTTTCACCCGAGGAGACAATGCTGGCAGAGGTGACAGTGTGGCCTACAGGATGAGGGCAAAAGCTGCACTGTTGAAGTCCATCAAACTCCGCAAAGCTACCAAAAAG CTCATCTATGATGCGACTGAGGAAGATGAGAGCGACATGGATGCAGAGAGCCAGCACTCTGTCTCCCGGGAGGATCCTGCTTCCCGCAGGTCCCTGAGGAAGCACGCCAGCAGCGTGGTGTGGTCTGACCGGAGCCACGGGCGGGACAGCAGCGAGCAGGACAGCCACCCACATGACCGGAGCTTGGAAAACGACAGCAGGCCCAAATCTGACAGCCACGAGGCAGAAGGGGACAGTAGCAAGTCTGGTATGAGAGGGGACAGCCTCTCGAGTGTGGAAAGCAGGGAGAGCCACCTGAGTGTGGAAAGCAGGGAGAGAAGGGACAGCCACTCGAGTGTGGAAAGCAGGGAGAGAGGGGACAGCCACCCGAGTGTGGAAAGCAGGGAGAGCCACCCGAGTGTGGAAAGCAGGGAGAGAAGGGACAGCCACTCGAGTGTGGAaagcagggagagagggaacCGCGTGTTAGCCGAGCTCTCTGACCATATCAGCATCCAAAAGCTGGAAAGTGCCGAGGATTCTCAAGATCGTCACAGCATCGAAAGTAACGAAGTCACCCTTTAA